In Arthrobacter sp. CJ23, the genomic window ACCTGTCCGGAGTGGATGCCGTGGCCGTGACGGGCAAGGGCTCGGTCTTCTGCGCCGGCGCGGACCTGAATATGATGACGGAGACTGCCACGCCGGAGCAGGCCGAGGACGTGGCGCGGCGGGGCTTGGAGGTGCTCGGCCGGCTGGCGTCTCTTCCGGTGCCCACGTTCGCGTTCGTCAACGGGACCGCACTGGGCGGGGGGCTGGAACTCGCTCTCCACACGGACTACCGCACGGCCGCGGACTCGGTCCGGGCCCTGGGCTTTCCCGAGGTCCGCCTCGGCCTGGTGCCTGGCTGGGGCGGCATCCCGCGCACAACGGCACTACTCGGGCCCGCGCAGGCGGCCCGTTTGGTGGTCACGGATTCCCTCGCGGGCAACAACCTCTCCGCCCGCACCGCGGCCGAGCTTAGCCTGGTCGATGCCGTGCTGCCGGAAGACGGATTCCTGGCGGCATCCCTGGAATTCGCCGTCGGCATCCTCTCCGGCACGGCCGTGGCGGCCCGCGCCGGCGACAGGGCGGAGCAGGAGACCTCAGGCGCCGTCGCAGGATCCGCAGCGCTGGAGGCCCTACGGATGCAGATCGACGCCCGCCTACACGGTGCCGCTCCCGCCCCCTACCGCGCCCTGGAGCTGCTCGCCGCGGCGGCGGCCGCCCCAGCCCTTACCGCCGTACCGGCCGGAGAGGCGGCGGAGATCCGGGCCTTCGGCGAGCTGCTGCTCTCCGATGAGGCCCGCGCCAGCATTTACGCTTTCCACCTCACTCAGTCCCTGGCGAAGAAACCCGCGGGCAGGCCGACCGCCGAGCCGCTGCCGGTGCGATCGGTGGGCGTCGTCGGTGCCGGGCTGATGGCCAGCCAGCTCGCCCTTCTCTTCGCGCAGCAACTGCGCGTCCCGGTACGGATCACGGACCTGTCCCAGGAGCGCATCGATGCCGCGATGGACTGGATCGGCGGGCAGCTGGACAAACTCGTTCGCCGGGGGCGCATGCAAGCCGCCGACGCTGACGCCATCCGCGCCCTGGTCACCGGAGGAACGGACAAGGCAGCTTTCGCGGACTGCGACGTGGTCATCGAGGCGGTCTTTGAGGAACTGGAGCTCAAGCGTGCGGTGTTCGCTGAGCTCGAACCGCTGCTGCGGTCGGAGGCCCTGCTGTTGACCAACACTTCCTCGCTGTCCATTGAGGCCATGGGCGCTGCCCTCACCCGCCCGGGGCGGCTGATCGGCTTCCACTTCTTCAACCCCGTGGCCGTGCTCCCACTGGTCGAAATCATCACCGCGCGGCATACGGACGAGACGACGCTTGCGACGGCGTTTGAGCTGGCCCGGCGGCTGCGCAAGACGGCCGTACTCGCCACTGATACAGCCGGCTTCGTGGTGAACCGCGTGCTGACGCGGCTGCTTGACGAGGTCTTGTCCTTGGTCGACGACGGCGCCGATCCCGCTGTCGTGAACGATGCCTTGGACCCGCTGGGCCTGCCCATGGCTCCGCTGCGGCTGCTCCAGTTCATCGGCCCGGCCGTGCAGCTGCATATCTGCCAGGCCATGCACCGGGCGTACCCGCAGCGCTTTGGTGTGAGCCCCAGCCTGGCGGCGCTCGTGGCCGCGGGGCTCCCGGGCTATTTGGACAACGACGGCGGAATCTCGCCCGCCGCGGCCGCGTTGCTGCCGGCGTCGAACCCGACAGATGCCGGCGCGGTCCGCGCCAGAATCCTGGCCGCGCTGGCCCAGGAAGTCACAGCGATGCTCGATGAGGGCGTGGTGAGCGGACCCGAGCAGATCGACCTGTGCATGATCCTCGGCGCCAATTACCCGTTCCACACCGGTGGGCTGACCCCTCTGCTTGACCGGAAAGCAGGCACCGAGTTCCATCCGGGGCTGCGCGTCCCGGTCCCCGCCGCCGGGTAGCCCCGCCGCCGGGTAGCTCCGCCGCCGGGTAGCCCCGCCGCCGGGCAACCCCGCCGCCGGGTAACCGGGTCGCACCCATGCCGGCGAACCGGCCCTCCATCCAGCCTCGTCCAAGGAGAGAAGAAGTGAACCGCAGTACAGATGTCGTCATCGTCGGGGCTGCCCGCACGCCGCAAGGCAGGCTGATGGGACAACTCGCCTCGCTGACCGCCGTCGATCTCGGCGGCACCGCGATCGCCGCGGCCCTTGACCGGTCCAACATCCGCCCCGACGCGGTCGACGCCGTCATCATGGGACACGTACTCCAGGCGGGGGCAGGACAGAATCCTGCCCGGCAGGCAGCCGCCGCCGGGGGCATACCGCTCAGCGCCCACGCCGCTACCGTCAATAAGGTGTGCCTGTCCGGGCTGAGCGCCATCATCGACGCGAGCCGGCTGCTGCGGTTGGGGGAAGCTGCAGTGGTGGTCGCCGGCGGACAAGAATCAATGAGCAACGCCCCGCATCTGCTGCCGGGTTCGCGCGCCGGGCACCTCTACGGCGACGCGGCGCTCATCGACTCTGTGGCCCACGACGGACTCACCGATGCGTTCGATCACCAGGCCATGGGCCTGGCCACGGACCGTGCCAATGAGGCGTTGGGGATTCCCCGCACCGCACAGGACAAGGCTGCGGCCGACTCCCACCGGCGGGCAGCGGTCGCGCAGGCCGCCGGGCACTTCGATGCGGAGATTGTCCCGGTCAAGGTGCCGCGGCCCCGCGGGGAGGCCGCGCTTGCAGGTAAAGACGAGGGTGTGCGTCCGGACAGCAACGAGGAGTCGCTCGGCAGGCTCAGACCAGCGTTCTCCGCATCCGGCACGGTTACCGCCGGCAATGCCTCGCCGCTCAACGACGGCGCGGCCGCCGTCGTCCTGACAACCCGCGGCTACGCAGAGGCCCACGGCCTCGAGATCATGGCGGTACTCGGTGCCCCGGGACAAACGGCCGGCCCGGACACCTCGCTGCCGGACAAACCCGCCCGTGCCATCGGCAAGGCACTCGAGACGGCAGGCTGGAGCGTGGAGGATCTGGACTTCGTGGAGATCAATGAGGCATTTGCCTCGGTAGCCCTGCATTCGGCGACACTGCTCGGGATCGGCATGGACAGAGTCAACGTTAACGGCGGAGCGATCGCCCTCGGCCATCCCATTGGTACCTCCGGTGCGCGGGTTGTGGTGGCCGCCGCGTACGAGCTCCAGCGCCGCGGCACCGGCAAGGCAGCCGTAGCACTCTGCGGTGGCGGCGGCCAGGGCGAAGCGCTGCTCCTGTCACGTTGACCCAGGCCTCACCGCCGCACCATGGTCCGCAGGAGTTTCAGCGCCACGGAGATGGAATCGATGTCCACTTGCCCGGGTTTGGTGACCTCCGCGAAGGTCTCCTTGATGCGAACCAGTTGCTCCTGGTGCCCGCGCTCCCACTCCACAATTCGTTCCACCGCACTGGCACCTGCAGCATTAAGGCCCTGGGTGGTCTGCATGACGGAAACGGTCATGTCGGCCACGGCGGAGTACACATCGTCGCGCAATGCGGCCCGGGCCAGGGCCTCCCACCGGTTCTGCCGGGGCAGGTCGGTAATGCGCAGCAGTAGACTCAACGCACCGATCCG contains:
- a CDS encoding 3-hydroxyacyl-CoA dehydrogenase NAD-binding domain-containing protein, translating into MPETVTETCTAYVDHAGFRFAVLTLENPGHRPVTLGPASLANFDAAVCALDLSGVDAVAVTGKGSVFCAGADLNMMTETATPEQAEDVARRGLEVLGRLASLPVPTFAFVNGTALGGGLELALHTDYRTAADSVRALGFPEVRLGLVPGWGGIPRTTALLGPAQAARLVVTDSLAGNNLSARTAAELSLVDAVLPEDGFLAASLEFAVGILSGTAVAARAGDRAEQETSGAVAGSAALEALRMQIDARLHGAAPAPYRALELLAAAAAAPALTAVPAGEAAEIRAFGELLLSDEARASIYAFHLTQSLAKKPAGRPTAEPLPVRSVGVVGAGLMASQLALLFAQQLRVPVRITDLSQERIDAAMDWIGGQLDKLVRRGRMQAADADAIRALVTGGTDKAAFADCDVVIEAVFEELELKRAVFAELEPLLRSEALLLTNTSSLSIEAMGAALTRPGRLIGFHFFNPVAVLPLVEIITARHTDETTLATAFELARRLRKTAVLATDTAGFVVNRVLTRLLDEVLSLVDDGADPAVVNDALDPLGLPMAPLRLLQFIGPAVQLHICQAMHRAYPQRFGVSPSLAALVAAGLPGYLDNDGGISPAAAALLPASNPTDAGAVRARILAALAQEVTAMLDEGVVSGPEQIDLCMILGANYPFHTGGLTPLLDRKAGTEFHPGLRVPVPAAG
- a CDS encoding acetyl-CoA C-acyltransferase, encoding MGQLASLTAVDLGGTAIAAALDRSNIRPDAVDAVIMGHVLQAGAGQNPARQAAAAGGIPLSAHAATVNKVCLSGLSAIIDASRLLRLGEAAVVVAGGQESMSNAPHLLPGSRAGHLYGDAALIDSVAHDGLTDAFDHQAMGLATDRANEALGIPRTAQDKAAADSHRRAAVAQAAGHFDAEIVPVKVPRPRGEAALAGKDEGVRPDSNEESLGRLRPAFSASGTVTAGNASPLNDGAAAVVLTTRGYAEAHGLEIMAVLGAPGQTAGPDTSLPDKPARAIGKALETAGWSVEDLDFVEINEAFASVALHSATLLGIGMDRVNVNGGAIALGHPIGTSGARVVVAAAYELQRRGTGKAAVALCGGGGQGEALLLSR